Proteins encoded in a region of the Scatophagus argus isolate fScaArg1 chromosome 1, fScaArg1.pri, whole genome shotgun sequence genome:
- the tmem41b gene encoding transmembrane protein 41B: MAKKRRERRETDGLSSTQEEVKASASDSQALKEAQRTAGGSARMSLLILVSIFTCAASAMYLVYRNFPELPDDEMEKIKIPKDMDDAKALGTVLSKYKDTYYTQVLVAYFATYVFLQTFAIPGSIFLSILSGYLYPFPLALFLVCLCSGLGASFCYMLSYLVGRPMVYKYLSERAQKWSQQVDKHRDHLINYIIFLRITPFLPNWFINITSPVINVPLGVFFIGTFLGVAPPSFVAINAGTTLYKLTTAGEAVSWNSLAVLGVLAVLSILPVCFQRKLQKKLE; encoded by the exons ATGGCCAAAAAGCGGAGAGAAAGACGAGAGACCGACGGGTTGTCCTCGACGCAAGAGGAGGTGAAGGCGAGTGCTAGCGACTCTCAAGCGCTGAAAG AGGCTCAACGTACTGCAGGAGGCTCGGCACGCATGTCTCTGCTGATTCTGGTGTCTATCTTCACCTGCGCTGCCTCAGCCATGTACCTGGTCTACAGGAACTTCCCAGAGCTTCCTGA tgatgAAATGGAGAAAATCAAGATCCCTAAAGACATGGATGATGCCAAAGCTTTGGGAACTGTGCTGtctaaatacaaagacacatACTACACCCAAGTGTTGGTGGCCTACTTTGCAACATATGTTTT CCTCCAGACATTTGCCATCCCTGGATCTATCTTCCTCAGCATCCTGTCTGGTTATCTGTACCCTTTTCCCTTGGCTCTTTTCTTAGTCTGCTTG TGCTCTGGCCTGGGTGCTTCCTTTTGCTATATGCTGTCATATTTGGTGGGCAGACCCATGGTCTACAAATATCTTTCAGAGAGAGCACAGAAGTGGTCCCAGCAG GTTGACAAACATAGAGATCATTTAATCAATTACATAATCTTCCTGAGGATAACCCCCTTTCTTCCCAACTGGTTCATCAACATCACCTCACCTGTCATCAATGTGCCTTTGGGGGTTTTCTTCATCGGTACCTTCCTGG GAGTGGCACCGCCTTCCTTTGTAGCGATCAACGCAGGCACAACACTGTACAAACTGACCACAGCAGGCGAAGCAGTTTCCTGGAACTCTCTGGCTGTTCTCGGTGTA